One Meles meles chromosome 11, mMelMel3.1 paternal haplotype, whole genome shotgun sequence DNA segment encodes these proteins:
- the LOC123953376 gene encoding olfactory receptor 1L1, giving the protein MGRNNLTRPSEFILLGLSSRPEDQKPLFAVFLPIYLITVVGNLLIILAIRSDTRLQTPMYFFLSILSFVDICYVTVIIPKMLVNFLSETKAISYGECLTQMYFFIAFGNTDSYLLAAMAMDRYVAICNPFHYITIMNHRRCVLLLIISFCIPHLHSLLHILLTNQLIFCASNVIHHFFCDDQPVLKLSCSSHFVKEITVMTEGLAVIMTPFACIIISYLRILITVLKIPSAAGKHKAFSTCGSHLTVVTLFYGSISYVYFQPLSNYTVKDRIATIIYTILTPMLNPFIYSLRNKDMKQGLAKLMHRVKCQ; this is encoded by the coding sequence ATGGGAAGAAATAATCTAACAAGACCCTCTGAATTCATCCTCCTGGGACTTTCCTCTCGACCTGAAGATCAGAAGCCACTCTTTGCTGTGTTCCTCCCTATCTACCTCATCACAGTGGTAGGAAACCTGCTCATCATCCTAGCCATCCGCTCAGACACTCGCCTTCAGacacccatgtactttttcctgaGTATTCTGTCCTTTGTTGACATTTGCTATGTGACAGTCATTATCCCCAAGATGCTGGTGAACTTCTTATCAGAGACAAAGGCCATCTCTTATGGTGAGTGTCTGACCCAGATGTACTTCTTCATAGCTTTTGGAAACACAGATAGTTACCTCTTAGCAGCCATGGCCATGGACCGCTATGTAGCCATATGTAATCCCTTTCACTATATCACCATCATGAACCACAGACGCTGTGTCCTCCTTCTGATCATCTCCTTCTGCATTCCACACCTCCACTCCCTCCTGCACATTCTCCTAACCAATCAACTCATCTTCTGTGCCTCCAATGTCATCCACCATTTTTTCTGTGATGACCAGCCAGTGCTAAAATTGTCCTGTTCCTCCCATTTTGTCAAAGAAATCACAGTAATGACAGAAGGATTGGCTGTCATAATGACACCCTTTGCATGCATCATCATCTCTTATTTGAGAATCCTTATCACTGTTCTAAAGATTCCTTCAGCTGCCGGGAAGCACAAAGCATTTTCCACCTGTGGCTCTCATCTCACAGTGGTGACCCTGTTTTATGGAAGCATCAGCTATGTCTATTTCCAGCCCCTGTCCAACTATACTGTCAAGGATCGAATAGCAACAATCATCTACACCATACTGACTCCCATGCTAAACCCATTTATCTATAGTCTGAGGAACAAAGACATGAAACAGGGCTTAGCAAAGCTGATGCACCGGGTGAAATGCCAATAA
- the LOC123952530 gene encoding olfactory receptor 1L3-like: MATSNLTRLSEFILVGLSSRPEDQKPLFALFLIMYLVTLGGNLLIILAIRSDPKLQNPMYFFLSILSFADICYTTVIIPKMLVNFLSEIRTISYAECLAQMYFFLVFGNIDSYLLAAMAIDRYVAVCNPFHYVTVMNHRLCLLLVAFSIAFSCLHSLLHVLLVNRLTFCASNVIQHFFCDVNPVLKLACSSTSVNEIVAMTEGLASVMAPCICIVISYLRILIAVFNIPSVAGKCKAFSTCSSHLTVVTLFYGSIGYVYFHPLSRYTVKDRVATIIYTVLTSMLNPFIYSLRNKDMKRGLEKLISRIKAQMDMLPTTRANKIHGS; encoded by the coding sequence ATGGCAACATCCAACCTGACAAGACTCTCTGAATTCATCCTCGTAGGACTGTCCTCTCGCCCTGAGGACCAGAAGCCACTCTTTGCCCTCTTTCTTATCATGTACCTGGTCACCTTGGGGGGGAATCTGCTCATCATCTTGGCTATCCGCTCTGATCCTAAACTCCAAAaccccatgtatttcttcctgaGCATCTTGTCCTTTGCTGATATCTGCTACACAACAGTCATAATCCCCAAGATGTTAGTGAACTTCTTATCAGAGATAAGGACCATCTCCTATGCCGAATGTCTGGCACAGATGTATTTCTTCCTGGTCTTTGGAAACATAGACAGTTATCTCCTGGCAGCTATGGCCATTGACCGCTATGTAGCCGTTTGTAACCCTTTCCACTATGTCACTGTAATGAACCACAGACTCTGTCTGTTGCTAGTGGCCTTCTCCATAGCTTTCTCCTGCCTCCACTCCCTCCTACACGTCCTCCTGGTGAATCGGCTCACCTTCTGTGCATCAAATGTTATCCAACATTTCTTCTGTGATGTCAACCCTGTTCTCAAACTGGCCTGTTCTTCCACCTCTGTCAACGAAATTGTGGCCATGACAGAAGGACTGGCTTCTGTGATGGCCCCATGTATCTGCATTGTCATCTCTTACCTGAGAATCCTCATTGCTGTCTTCAATATTCCCTCAGTGGCTGGAAAATGCAAAGCTTTCTCCACCTGTAGCTCCCATCTCACTGTAGTGACTCTGTTTTATGGGAGTATTGGCTATGTCTATTTCCACCCTTTGTCCAGGTATACTGTCAAAGACCGAGTAGCAACAATCATCTACACTGTACTGACATCAATGTTGAATCCATTTATCTACAGTTTGAGAAACAAAGACATGAAACGGGGCTTAGAGAAACTGATAAGCAGGATTAAGGCTCAAATGGATATGCTTCCTACTACACGAGCCAACAAAATCCATGGATCCTGA